The Synechocystis sp. PCC 6714 genome includes the window TCCCCCGCTTTGCCCTGGATGCGTACCCGGTCAAATAAATTGGCCACCCCATTGTTCAAACCCAGTTTCATCAACGTGCCCCGTAGTTGGGGATCGGGGCTAACTAAGGGTTTACCATTCTGTACCGCCATCAAATTTTTGGCGATCGCCGCCCCCTGTTGGTAGGCAATCTGGGCCAGGGCGGGTTTGGGATTATCTTTTACCGTCACACAGTCCCCGGCGGCAAATACCTGGGGAAAACTAGGCAATTGCAAGGTACTGGTTACTAAGGGTTGCCCATGGCGATCGAGTTCCTCGGCGGGAATTTGTTCCTTAAGGGTTTTGAGTAGGGGATTAACCGCTGTGCCGGCGGTCCAAATGGTGGTGCCGGTGGCTAAATGGCGCAGTTCCTCTTCCCCAGTTTCCACAAATTGCAGACTATCGGGGGTAACGCTTTTGACCCCCACCCCCAACTTCAGTGTTACTGGTATCGCCCTTGCTTGCAATTCTTCTAGGGCACATCGTTTTAGACCGCTATTCGCATCCCCGGCCAAAATTGCCGGTGCGTGGTTGACCAAGTAAATCTTTAAATCATTGATGTTGCCCCCCATGGGCACGTACCAACTGGGCAGTAAATCCGCCAGCGTGGCCGCCATTTCCACCCCGGCCGGCCCAGCCCCGACGATCGCCACCGTCAATAACTTTTCTTTTTCTGCTTGATCTTCGGTGGTTAGGGACTTTTCTAAACAGGTTTTGAGATGCTCCCGCAGGGCGATCGCCTCGGTTTGGGAACGGAAAGCAAAGGCATATTCTTCGGCTCCCTTAGCCCCCAAATAACCCTGCACTGACCCCACCGCCAGCACCAAATAGTCATAGTGTTGTTCTTGGCCGGCATCGAGCACTAACGTTTTTTCTGCCAATTGCACATCGGTTACCCGGGCTTGGACTATATCAATGCCGCTATTGGCCAACA containing:
- a CDS encoding NAD(P)/FAD-dependent oxidoreductase yields the protein MAINSSDSATSVTTVIVGGGFVGLFTALHLRHHQHAGPIVLVEPQENFVFKPMLYELLTEELPESVVCPSYEHLLANSGIDIVQARVTDVQLAEKTLVLDAGQEQHYDYLVLAVGSVQGYLGAKGAEEYAFAFRSQTEAIALREHLKTCLEKSLTTEDQAEKEKLLTVAIVGAGPAGVEMAATLADLLPSWYVPMGGNINDLKIYLVNHAPAILAGDANSGLKRCALEELQARAIPVTLKLGVGVKSVTPDSLQFVETGEEELRHLATGTTIWTAGTAVNPLLKTLKEQIPAEELDRHGQPLVTSTLQLPSFPQVFAAGDCVTVKDNPKPALAQIAYQQGAAIAKNLMAVQNGKPLVSPDPQLRGTLMKLGLNNGVANLFDRVRIQGKAGDLLRNATYLELLPTPLHNFKSTTQWLAEETIDRFHRPHAPSAQELKWAAMTPAQRREYQGIKAIAIIAPLIFIVLLYLGFKTPQRERAPFVPQPSPSINQ